The DNA sequence GCCCCAAATCGACGGCACCGTTTCCTATCAGAACCAAATAAAGCAGCAATTGGCCCAGGTGCCATCAGACTTTATTCCAGGTGCAGAACCCGGGGGCTTCGTCGAAGTCGCCTTTGGCCAACCCCAAACGGCCTTAGCATCGGCCACGCTGACCCAGCAGATCTTTGATGGCTCATATATAGTAGGGGTGCAAGCGACCAAGGCCTTTATACAGTATAGCAAGAACAACAAAGAGAAGACCGATTTGGATGTCAGACGATCGGTAGTCGAAGCTTATGGCAATGTATTGTTGGCCGAAGAGAGCGTGGCCATCTTTGAAAAGAACAAGGCCACCTTGGAGAAAAATTTATATGAGACCAAAAAGATTTTTGAAAACGGTCTAGGTGATGAAGAAAGTGTTGACCAATTACAGATTACCCTTTCTTCGGTAGACAACCAATTGAAGAACGCAAGGCGATTGGAAAAAATCACACTGCAAATGCTCAACTTAATGATGGGCATTCCATTGGACAATGCAACGGAACTGACCGAAAACCTTGATGTACTTACCCAAAGGAAAATAGATTACGGTCTATTGGATAACCAGCTTGTAATGGAAAACAATATTGATTACAAAACGGTCTTTAACCTAAACGAGCAACGCTTTTACGAATTGAAATTGGCCAAAAGCAGGGCGTTGCCCACCTTAAACGCCTTTATCAATTATGGGGGCAACTCTTTTAGTGACCAGTTCAACTTTTTGGATCAGGGACAGCGATGGTTTGGGTTTTCTACATTTGGGGTTGATTTGAACATTCCCATTTTCAGTTCTTTGGGAAGAAGCGCCAGTACCCAACGGGCAAAAATTGCCTATGAAAAGGCAAAGACCCAATTGACCGAAGCCGAAGAACAGATTCGACTTCAGTTTGAGAATGCAAAAAGCGATTATATCCTAGCCATTGAAGAATATCAGACCTCAAAAGACAATCTGGCATTGGCAGAACGTATAGAAAATAAAAACCAGACAAAATATTCTGAAGGTCTGGCCACCAGTTTTGAATTGAGACAGGCACAGACCCAATTGTATTCCACCCAACAAGAATACCTACAATCCATGGTGGATGTCATTAACAGAAAAACAGCATTGGAAATTATATTAAACAAGTAAAATCAATCAAAATGAAAAAAATTGTTTCACTGATAGTAATTGCACTGGTCATTATTTCATGTGGCGGCGGCGACTCAGGTTCGGTCGGGGATGTTATTGCCAGTAATGACCTGGAGGCCATACGACAGAAACGATCCAGTATTTCACAAGAACTAAAAGCCTTGGAAGATCAAGTGCGGCTATTGGATTCGGCCATAGCGGGATTGGATGAAAATGCCAAGCTTCCCTTGGTAACGGCCATGATCGTTCAACCCCAAGAATTTCACCACTATCTGGAACTTCAAGGAGACGTAATGACCGATCAGAACGTCTTGGTATATCCTGAAATATCTGGAACCTTATACCGCATTTACGTTAAGGAAGGGCAGCGTGTTTCGAAGGGACAATTATTGGCTTCTATTGATGATGGTGGCCTATCTAGCCAGTTAGCGCAATTGAAAACGCAAGAAGCATTGGCAAAGACCACTTTTGAGCGACAAAAAAGATTGTGGGATCAAAACATTGGGTCTGAGATTCAATATCTTCAAGCAAAAGCGCAATATGAAGCACAGCAGAGTGCGGTAAAACAATTGGAAAGCCAAGTAGGCAAATCGTCCATTAGGGCCCCTTTCTCTGGAATCGTTGACGATATCATCAAAGATCAGGGCACCGTTGTTGCTCCTGGGTCGGGTTCAGAAGTGTTTCGGATTGTCAATCTTTCAGATATGTATGTAGAGGTTGAAGTTCCTGAGGCGCACCTGGCAAACGTTACTCCCGGCAAACCTGTTGAAATATATTTTCCGGTACTGGGCAGTAGTGTATCTTCCAAAATAAGACAGACCGGTAATTTTATCAATCCTGGCAATCGTTCGTTTAGCGTTGAAATACCTGTTCCCAATAATGATGGAGCCATAAAGCCCAATCTAACGGCAATTGCCAAAATCAATGATTACAGCAATGCAGAAGCCATTTTGATCCCCCAAAGCGTTGTTTCTGAAAATGCGATCGGAGAGCAGTACGTATACGTTGTGGCTGAAAATGGTTCTGAAAGCGAAAGAATTTCCAAAAAGGCCATCATACAACTGGGCAAGACCCAAGGTGACTTTGTGGAGGTACTGTCAGGTCTTTCCAATGGCGACAACATTATCATAGAAGGTGCCAGAAGCGTTCGGGACAACCAAAAAGTAAAAATCTTAAATACGTCTGTAGTCGATAGTGAGTAGCCCTTAAGTTGCAGTTTTAAGAAGCAACTGCATTTTAAGAGAACGATTTAAAAATCAAATCAAAATACCATGGAAGAACCAAAATTTGCTTTTGAGGATTTAAAGGTCTACCGAAAATCATTGGATTTTATTGATATGGTTTATGATTTGACCGATTCTTTCCCCAAAGAAGAAATTTATAAACTCACATCACAATATACACGGGCAGCAACATCTATTGCTTTTAACATTGCAGAAGGTTCTGGTGATACTGATGCACAGTTTAATCGCTTCCTTCAAATCGCACTTAATTCTTTGAAAGAATGTCTGGTATGCACCACGATAGCACTTAGAAGAGAATATATTGACAACACCACAAACAAAAACTTAAGAGAAAAAATGGTTGAATTGTCTAAAATGATAACCGGTTTGCAGAAATATCTAAAAATAGCCCAATCAAAGACTAACATCAACCGACTAAAAACTACAGACTAATGGAAAAAGCCAAAAAGAACGCCAATAAAGAGTTCAGACTGTCATCTTGGGCCATAGATAACCCCTCGGTTATTTATGTGATGATCGCTATTTTCTTGTCCATTGGAATATCATCTTATTTTTCGATGCCGCGCGAAGAGTTTCCCGAAGCGGTTGAGACAAAAATCTATGTGAGTACCATCTATCCGGGCAATACCGCAGAAGATATGGAGCGTCTTATCACCGACC is a window from the Muricauda sp. SCSIO 65647 genome containing:
- a CDS encoding TolC family protein gives rise to the protein MRTIIKTGLFILLGAISLSAQETKTSFSLDEAIAYALEHNYQSINASRDLIDAQKQKWETIATGLPQIDGTVSYQNQIKQQLAQVPSDFIPGAEPGGFVEVAFGQPQTALASATLTQQIFDGSYIVGVQATKAFIQYSKNNKEKTDLDVRRSVVEAYGNVLLAEESVAIFEKNKATLEKNLYETKKIFENGLGDEESVDQLQITLSSVDNQLKNARRLEKITLQMLNLMMGIPLDNATELTENLDVLTQRKIDYGLLDNQLVMENNIDYKTVFNLNEQRFYELKLAKSRALPTLNAFINYGGNSFSDQFNFLDQGQRWFGFSTFGVDLNIPIFSSLGRSASTQRAKIAYEKAKTQLTEAEEQIRLQFENAKSDYILAIEEYQTSKDNLALAERIENKNQTKYSEGLATSFELRQAQTQLYSTQQEYLQSMVDVINRKTALEIILNK
- a CDS encoding efflux RND transporter periplasmic adaptor subunit, yielding MKKIVSLIVIALVIISCGGGDSGSVGDVIASNDLEAIRQKRSSISQELKALEDQVRLLDSAIAGLDENAKLPLVTAMIVQPQEFHHYLELQGDVMTDQNVLVYPEISGTLYRIYVKEGQRVSKGQLLASIDDGGLSSQLAQLKTQEALAKTTFERQKRLWDQNIGSEIQYLQAKAQYEAQQSAVKQLESQVGKSSIRAPFSGIVDDIIKDQGTVVAPGSGSEVFRIVNLSDMYVEVEVPEAHLANVTPGKPVEIYFPVLGSSVSSKIRQTGNFINPGNRSFSVEIPVPNNDGAIKPNLTAIAKINDYSNAEAILIPQSVVSENAIGEQYVYVVAENGSESERISKKAIIQLGKTQGDFVEVLSGLSNGDNIIIEGARSVRDNQKVKILNTSVVDSE
- a CDS encoding four helix bundle protein produces the protein MEEPKFAFEDLKVYRKSLDFIDMVYDLTDSFPKEEIYKLTSQYTRAATSIAFNIAEGSGDTDAQFNRFLQIALNSLKECLVCTTIALRREYIDNTTNKNLREKMVELSKMITGLQKYLKIAQSKTNINRLKTTD